A window from Setaria italica strain Yugu1 chromosome VIII, Setaria_italica_v2.0, whole genome shotgun sequence encodes these proteins:
- the LOC101769839 gene encoding exosome complex component RRP43: MAAETEPAAAAASGLAGEMEVEAYRRLFPLAFLERHLGESVRPDARRLCEARPTTVALGAVSSAHGSALVRLGDTAMLASVKLEVMSPPAESPDEGSLAVEFHMPPICSPLVRPGRPVDVAPVISKALEDVLMSSGVLNLKQLCLISGKASWLAYLDIYCLNVDGSLFDAALISAVAAFTHLEIPLVSIGDDGRLFTVGGNEGKTKFELVNREKRKLTLGNIPFSLTCALHKDSILADPTSEEESVIETYVTVVVDSSDRIVSIQKLGGAVTSMEAIKECISLAKERRRKLREILTDSVEAMEVDQTE; encoded by the exons ATGGCGGCGGAGACcgaaccggcggcggccgcggccagcgGGCTCGCCGGGGAGATGGAGGTAGAGGCGTACCGCCGCCTCTTCCCGCTGGCCTTTCTGGAGCGTCACCTCGGCGAATCCGTCCGCCCCGATGCCCGACGCCTCTGCGAGGCCCGCCCCACCACCGTCGCCCTCGGCGCCGTCTCCTCCGCGCATGGCTCCGCTCTCGTTCGCCTTGGCGACACC GCCATGCTCGCGTCGGTCAAGCTTGAGGTTATGTCGCCCCCAGCCGAATCCCCAGATGAAGGATCCCTCG CTGTTGAGTTCCATATGCCACCCATCTGCTCCCCGCTGGTCAGGCCAGGCCGGCCTGTTGATGTGGCACCGGTTATCTCCAAGGCCCTTGAGGACGTTCTCATGAG TTCTGGAGTGTTGAATTTGAAGCAGCTCTGTTTGATCAGTGGGAAGGCATCTTGGCTAGCATATCTG GATATCTATTGTTTGAATGTTGATGGGTCTCTGTTTGACGCTGCACTGATTTCAGCAGTGGCTGCCTTCACACATT TGGAGATTCCTTTAGTTTCTATTGGTGATGATGGTAGACTATTCACTGTTGGAGGCAATGAAGGAAAGACAAAATTCGAATTGGTAAACAGAGAAAAGAGGAAGCTTACACTTGGCAACATTCCATTTTCCCTTACATGTGCACTTCACAAGGATAGTATTCTGGCGGACCCAACTTCTGAAGAGGAATCAGTAATAGAGACCTATGTGACTGTTGTTGTAGATTCTTCAGACCGCATAGTGTCAATACAAAAACTTGGAGGTGCAGTGACTTCCATGGAAGCTATTAAG GAGTGCATTAGCTTGGCGAAAGAAAGGAGGCGGAAGTTAAGAGAGATTCTGACAGACTCAGTTGAAGCCATGGAAGTCGACCAAACTGAATAA
- the LOC111258135 gene encoding dolichol-phosphate mannose synthase subunit 2 produces MELGDKAVGFLLTLTSLSIFTYYTFWVIILPFVDSDHFVHKYFLPQEYAILIPVIAGVVLLSFLSVFVGLVMLKSKKKKKTN; encoded by the exons ATGGAACTGGGTGATAAGGCAGTTGGTTTTCTGCTGACGCTAACTAGCTTATCCATCTTCACCTACTATACATTCTGGGTCATTATCTTG CCATTCGTCGACAGCGACCACTTTGTCCACAAGTACTTCCTGCCTCAAGAGTATGCGATTTTAATACCAGTGATTGCTGGCGtggttcttctttctttcttgagcGTCTTTGTGGGTCTCGTGATGCtcaaatcaaagaaaaagaagaagaccaaTTGA